A single region of the Dehalobacter sp. 12DCB1 genome encodes:
- a CDS encoding glycerate kinase translates to MKIVVAPDAYKGCLNALSAARAIERGIRNVERDIAVKLIPMADGGEGTVEAMIAALGGEIIPARVKGPLGETTDAFFGLLEDRTTAVIELAAAAGLNLIPANLRNPLLTTSYGVGELIRYALDTGAKKLILGIGGSGTNDGGAGMATALGVRLLNRHGQEILFGGGHLTEITDIDFSGFDPRLSDTEIMAACDVTNPLCGPQGASAVYGPQKGATPEMTALLDKNLRHYAEIIQKSTGLQVRDIPGAGAAGGVGAALIAFLKANLQPGAQLIMRAADMDKVLNDADLVITGEGLTDHQTLFGKVPLAVAEKAVKHQVPVVCLSGGLTEDAQLLYKHGFSGVFSITEGPVSLVDAIQNAEVLLERAAERIFRLYLAGRSFRHEGLCPKDH, encoded by the coding sequence ATGAAGATTGTTGTTGCACCTGACGCTTATAAAGGCTGTCTGAACGCGCTTAGCGCTGCCAGGGCAATCGAAAGAGGTATTCGGAACGTTGAGCGGGATATTGCTGTAAAATTGATCCCGATGGCTGATGGCGGCGAAGGTACCGTAGAGGCGATGATTGCGGCTCTAGGTGGTGAGATCATACCAGCCAGGGTAAAAGGGCCATTGGGTGAAACGACGGATGCTTTTTTTGGTTTGTTAGAAGACCGAACAACAGCCGTGATTGAACTGGCAGCGGCGGCAGGCTTAAATTTAATTCCTGCAAACCTTAGAAACCCTTTGCTGACGACATCGTATGGTGTTGGAGAGTTAATAAGGTATGCCTTGGACACTGGAGCTAAAAAATTAATTCTGGGTATCGGTGGGAGCGGTACGAATGACGGAGGAGCCGGAATGGCCACGGCCTTAGGAGTAAGACTCCTGAACCGGCATGGTCAGGAAATCCTTTTTGGAGGCGGCCATCTGACTGAAATAACGGATATAGATTTTTCTGGCTTTGACCCCAGGCTGAGCGATACAGAAATAATGGCTGCATGTGACGTGACCAATCCGCTTTGCGGCCCGCAGGGGGCCTCGGCAGTCTACGGCCCGCAAAAAGGAGCGACACCGGAGATGACTGCTCTTTTGGACAAGAATCTCCGGCACTATGCTGAAATCATTCAGAAAAGTACCGGGCTTCAGGTGCGGGATATTCCTGGTGCCGGAGCTGCAGGAGGCGTTGGAGCGGCTCTGATTGCTTTTCTGAAGGCAAATCTGCAGCCTGGAGCGCAGCTCATAATGAGAGCGGCAGATATGGACAAGGTTCTGAATGATGCGGATTTAGTCATAACAGGTGAGGGTTTGACCGACCACCAGACACTCTTCGGCAAAGTACCGCTGGCCGTAGCTGAAAAAGCTGTAAAACATCAAGTCCCGGTCGTCTGTTTGTCCGGCGGGTTGACGGAAGATGCCCAGCTGCTTTACAAACATGGGTTTTCCGGGGTATTCAGCATTACGGAAGGACCTGTTAGTCTAGTAGACGCAATCCAGAATGCGGAAGTGCTGCTGGAGAGAGCTGCTGAAAGGATCTTCCGCCTGTACCTGGCTGGACGATCGTTCCGGCATGAAGGGTTATGCCCAAAAGATCATTAA